A window of Photobacterium toruni genomic DNA:
ACGTTGATTACGGCTATCATTAATAGCTGCTACCAATCGAGTTTCAGTACTAACTGCTACCGTTTTTAACGGTGCCGTATCGGTTGTTATCACTTGCGAAGAAGGCGTGGCAGCCAAAGGTGGTGTCGAAATAGTAGTTTGAGGCCAATATTGCCATGCAGTCGTTGCCATCACACCACACAGTGCTGCTGCAATTGTCCATGGTAACCATGCTAATCGTGATCGTGACGAAGCCACTGACGGCACTTGCCAACTCAATATATCTTCACAGGCTTGAACGGCCATCGCTCTGGTCACACTGTGACCCCCAGCCTGACAGGCTAACTGCATCGATTTATCACATACCAAATTAATTAATCGTGGCACACCTTGAGTTTGTTTCGCAATATAACTAACAATACTGGCATTAAATACTGGATATAAACAATCCACCGCATTAAGCCGATAATGAATATATTCACCAACTTCGGTTTCAGTCAATGGCAGCAAATGGTAACGCGAAGTGATCCGTTGCGCCAATTGACGTAAACGCTCTTGTTGTAATAACTGCTGCAATTCAGGTTGACCAATTAAGACAACTTTTAATAACTTACGACTATCGGTTTCTAAATTGGTCAATAATCGTAATTGCTCCAATACATCAGGCATTAGGTGTTGTGCTTCATCGACTAATAATAGTGTTTGTCGACCTGCAGCATGGTTAGCAATAAGATGCTGATAAATAGTATCAGTTAATTGCTTAAAGCTGGCTTCATCACGATAACTTAAGCCTAGTTCATCACAAATAGTGGCCAATAGATCATGCGATGATAATGCCGGATTGAGGATCACAGCGACTTGTGCTTGTTGCGGTAATCGTGAAATCATTGCCCGCAATACTGTTGTTTTTCCGGTTCCAACTTCACCGGTTAATAAGCCAAAGCCCCCCCCATCAGTTAATCCTGACAACATATGTGTTAACGCTTCTCGATGACGATCACTGAGGTAGAGAAAACGGGCACTTGGCACAATTGAAAATGGTGCTTCGTTTATGCCAAAAAAATCTTGGTACATATCTATACTCTAATACTTAAATTGTTTAGGGATAAATTATCGATAACATCACCAACAATATAAAAACCATTTAATAGTGACAAACTCTCATTATTGTTTGATATTTGCTATCATGATGACTAAATAAATCAGTGTATATTGGTTCAAAAAATAATACCGATTAACATTATCATGCTGTGATAATGGTGACTTTTCATTGTGTTCTACAACTATTAGCCCCCCGTGGTATTAAGGAGTCTTCATTGCAAACCTATCTTGTTGGTGGTGCTGTTCGCGACACTTTATTAGGCTTGCCTATAACAGATAAAGACTGGGTTGTTGTTGGCACCACGCCAACCACCATGCTTGATTTAGGTTATGAACAAATAGGCAGTGATTTTCCAGTTTTTCTTCATCCTCGAACCAAACAAGAATATGCCCTTGCCCGTACCGAACGTAAATCAGGCCATGGTTACACTGGTTTTACATGTTATGCCGCAGCGGATGTTACTCTTGAACAAGATCTATTACGACGTGATTTAACCATCAATGCGATTGCCCAAGATAAACAGGGACAACTTATCGACCCTTACAATGGCCAATATGATCTTGATCATAAGATCTTACGTCATGTTTCACCGGCATTTAGTGAAGATCCATTACGGGTATTACGAGTAGCACGTTTTGCAGCCCGTTTTGCTCACTTAGGTTTTACTATTGCCGCAGAAACGATGGCATTAATGCAAGACATTGTGATCAGTGGCGAATTAGCTAAATTAACCCCTGAAAGAGTATGGCTTGAGTGGCACAAATCACTATCAAGTAATGATCCACAAGTGTTCTTAACGGTATTACGTCAATGTGGTGCCTTAGCTGTAGTTATGCCTGAAATCGATGCTTTATTTGGCGTACCACAACCACCAGAATGGCACCCTGAAATAGATTGTGGAATCCATACTCTATTGGTTGCCAAACAAGCAGCACGACTAAGCGACAGTACTATTATTCGTTTTGCAGCCCAAGTCCATGATCTTGGGAAAGCATTATCACCTAAAGATGATTTACCCCACCATAAGACCCATTGTCGTGATGGTATAAAACCAATTAAGCAGTTGTGTCAACGTATCAAAGTACCTAATGATTATTTTGATTTAGCTTTGGTCGTTTGTGCTCAACATACCAAAATTCACCATGCTCAAGAAATGCGAGCCAGCACCTTTATTTCCATTTTTGATCAAATAGATGCATGGAGAAAACCTCAGCGTGTTGAACAACTCGCCATCTGTTGTCGTGCTGATGCTCGTGGCCGTCAAGGTTTAGAAACAACAGCATATCCACAAGCTGACATCACAACCACTGTTTTTGACATTGCTCAAGCGGTACCTGTTGCCCCAATTATTGCTGCTGGGTTCACCGGTGCGGCAATAAAACAACAATTAGCGCAAGCCCGTACCCTCGCAGTAAATGAATACTTACAACGTACCCGTACCTAATTTACTGCCATAAAAAAGCCGACATTATGTCGGCTTTTTTGTAACACGTTTATGCTAAAAATTATTTAGACAATAAAAATAGGAATAAACCAGCACCTAAAATTAAACGGTAGATAACAAACGGCATCATACCTAAGCGAGTCACTAATTTTAAGAATACATGAATACATGCATACGCACTGACAAACGAAACTGCAATACCGATACTTAGATTACTGATATCAATCGGCTCAGTGCCTGTTACCAATTTAAGGCCTAAATATCCACCAGCAAGTAGAATAATAGGAATCGACATTAAAAATGAGAATCGTGCTGCCGCTTCACGTGTAAAGCCAAGGTATAGAGCAGCAGTCATTGTTGCACCAGAGCGAGATGTACCAGGAATAATAGCTGCCGCTTGAGCTAAACCAATTAAGACCGCACTTTTCCATGTGGTTTGATATTCATTGTCAGTCTGCTTAGCATGTTTATCAACCCACCATAGCAGTAAGCCAAAAATAATAGTTGTACAAGCTATAACCCACGCAGAACGCAAATACATCTCAATAAAGTCTTTCATCAACAAGCCAAATATACAGGCTGGAATCGTTGATATTACGATCATCCATGCCAATTTCGATTCGGCATTATGTTGACGCTTAAAAATTGAAGCTAACCATGCGCTAAGTAGCGTAACAACTTCTTTACGGAAATAAATCATTACAGCTAATAATGTGCCGACATGCACTGCAACATCAAATGCCAATCCCTGATCTTGCCACCCCAAAATTTCTGACGGTAAAATAAGATGGGCAGAACTTGATACAGGTAAAAATTCTGTTAATCCCTGTAATAGGGCAAGCATAATCGCTTCAAAGTGACTCATTCATTATCCTTAATTTATATATTATTTATTACGATACGCAATAATTTACTCAGCATTACTCAACAGGCCATAACTGCTGTTGAGGTGAAAAATGTTGCCATAACTCAGCAATCGTCTGCTGTTGTCCTGGAATAATTAATTCAGGACATAACTCGCTCATCGGCCATAGTACAAAAGCAAATTTATACAAATCAGACCGCGGTATGGTAGGTGAGCACTCACAAATAACGTCACCATACAATAAAATATCAAGATCAATAGTACGACTTTGATTTTTTTGGGTATTTTCAGGGCGGCCAAGTTGGCGTTCAATATCTTTTAATGACTGCTGCAGCATAATCAAAGACAGTGACGTTTTTATTTCAATGACACTATTAAAAAAATTATCGCCATTAAAACCAACAGGTTCAGCTTCAAATACACGCGACATTCGCCACGAACTCGCCAATTGAGTAACCGCTTTTACACCTGCAGGTAAGTAATGTTCGCGATCAATATTGCTGCCAATGCTGATATAAGCGGTGATCACTACTTAATACCTCGCTCAATTTGAACCCCAACCCCACGAGCATTAGCAATAGCACTAGGCTTAGTAACGCGTACTTTTACCCACGGCACTGAAAAACGGGTCATAATCAAACTGGCAATATCTTCCGCAACCCGTTCAACTAACAAAAAACGTCCTTGAGTAATATGCTCTGTAACTGCAGTACAGACCATGGAGTAATCTAACGCTAAATTAACATCATCAGCCATAGCAGCAGGACAATTATCGTGAGCCATCTCTAAATCTAATACCAATTTCTGTTTAATTTGTTGCTCCCAGTCATACACTCCAATAGTGGCGATAACTTCGAGTTGTTCTATAAATACTGTGTCCATATTTAATCGCTAATTTTGTTAGAGGTCGGATACCTAATACACACAAAAACGCGTATTATCAGGCTATATTAGTTAGCATTGATAAATGCTAATCGGTCAATAACACACTTAATATTGACCATGATCGTGACTATATCACAGCCATAAACACGCTGATATTTATCAGTACCAATATTGATAAAGATAAGATCTAGCTAACATTTAGTAATAATAAATAGCAGGGCTTATCTTTCAAATAATCGGAATATTGCATGACACCATTAGCGTTATTGATGATCATTGCGGCCTATCTATTAGGATCTATTTCCAGTGCAGTATTAATTTCAAAACTGTACCATTTTCCCGATCCTCGCACTCACGGGTCATTTAATCCCGGTGCAACCAATGTACTTCGTCTTGGGGGAAAAACTGCCGCAATATTAGTTTTAGTTGCCGATATATTAAAAGGTATGCTTCCAGTTTGGTTAAGCTATTTTTTAGGCTTAAACCCGTTCTTATTAGGCATCATCGGTATCGCTGCCTGTTTAGGTCATATCTACCCAATTTTCTTCCATTTTCAAGGAGGGAAAGGGGTCGCAACAGCACTGGGTGCATTAGCCCCGATAGGCTGGGATCTTAGTAGTAGTTTAATTATTATTTGGATATTAGCATTAACACTAACAGGATACTCATCATTAGCATCATTAGTTACCGCCCTTGTTGCGCCATTAATGACCTGGATGGTAAAACCTGAATATACCATGCCCGTCGCCATGCTTTCTTGCTTAATTATCTTTCGCCATCAAGACAACATTCGCCGTTTACTTGATGGTAACGAAACTAAAATATGGCAAAAGTTTTGCCGTAAAAGTCACGAAAAACAATAAAAACACGCGATAAAACACAAAAAAAGCGAGAAATAAATTCTCGCTTATCATTTAGGTTAATATCTCTTTTTTACGACTTAACTGGCTTCAATTGATCAATAGGCCAACGCGGATAAACCTTAACCCCAAGATCCATCATTTCATTATTTTTCAAACGTTGCATACCCGCATAGGCAATCATCGCACCATTATCGGTACAAAATTCAGTACGCGGATAAAATACTTGACCGCGCATACCTTTCATCATGGTTTCAAGTTGTTGACGTAACGATTTATTGGCACTTACACCACCAGCAATCACTAAACTTTTATAGCCTGTTTGCTTAAGTGCGCGCTTACATTTAATCGCTAAAGTATCCACTACTGCATCTTGAAATGCATAAGCAATATCTGCACGAGTTTGTGGATCATCATCATTGCCACGAATCGTATTTGCTGCAAATGTTTTTAAACCCGAAAAACTGAAATCAAGCCCTGGACGGTCCGTCATTGGACGCGGGAACTTAAATCGTCCCGGAGTACCTTGTTCGGCCATTTTCGACAGTCGTGGGCCGCCTGGGTAATCTAAGCCCATCATTTTAGCCGTTTTATCAAATGCTTCACCCGCCGCATCATCAACTGACTCACCAAGGATCTGATAATCACCAATTCCACGCACATCCACCATCATGGTGTGTCCGCCGGAAACCAGTAACGCCACAAAAGGAAATTCTGGTGGATTAT
This region includes:
- a CDS encoding AAA family ATPase, encoding MYQDFFGINEAPFSIVPSARFLYLSDRHREALTHMLSGLTDGGGFGLLTGEVGTGKTTVLRAMISRLPQQAQVAVILNPALSSHDLLATICDELGLSYRDEASFKQLTDTIYQHLIANHAAGRQTLLLVDEAQHLMPDVLEQLRLLTNLETDSRKLLKVVLIGQPELQQLLQQERLRQLAQRITSRYHLLPLTETEVGEYIHYRLNAVDCLYPVFNASIVSYIAKQTQGVPRLINLVCDKSMQLACQAGGHSVTRAMAVQACEDILSWQVPSVASSRSRLAWLPWTIAAALCGVMATTAWQYWPQTTISTPPLAATPSSQVITTDTAPLKTVAVSTETRLVAAINDSRNQRNAMQSLYQLWGFDTALNQATCATSSRIALTCFSGSTTLTRLGLINRPVIVTLKDGQQQPFYAVVYAITDDRIQLLLDHQRISVTPTWFEARWNGHFSLLWRPPLGDKTTIRFGQSGARVAWLNQQLNTFLGDNGPQVRYFDQTVLDKLRRFQRAQDITADGIAGPMTLMILDSALNLPGPTLQPEQV
- a CDS encoding multifunctional CCA addition/repair protein, encoding MQTYLVGGAVRDTLLGLPITDKDWVVVGTTPTTMLDLGYEQIGSDFPVFLHPRTKQEYALARTERKSGHGYTGFTCYAAADVTLEQDLLRRDLTINAIAQDKQGQLIDPYNGQYDLDHKILRHVSPAFSEDPLRVLRVARFAARFAHLGFTIAAETMALMQDIVISGELAKLTPERVWLEWHKSLSSNDPQVFLTVLRQCGALAVVMPEIDALFGVPQPPEWHPEIDCGIHTLLVAKQAARLSDSTIIRFAAQVHDLGKALSPKDDLPHHKTHCRDGIKPIKQLCQRIKVPNDYFDLALVVCAQHTKIHHAQEMRASTFISIFDQIDAWRKPQRVEQLAICCRADARGRQGLETTAYPQADITTTVFDIAQAVPVAPIIAAGFTGAAIKQQLAQARTLAVNEYLQRTRT
- a CDS encoding undecaprenyl-diphosphate phosphatase, which encodes MSHFEAIMLALLQGLTEFLPVSSSAHLILPSEILGWQDQGLAFDVAVHVGTLLAVMIYFRKEVVTLLSAWLASIFKRQHNAESKLAWMIVISTIPACIFGLLMKDFIEMYLRSAWVIACTTIIFGLLLWWVDKHAKQTDNEYQTTWKSAVLIGLAQAAAIIPGTSRSGATMTAALYLGFTREAAARFSFLMSIPIILLAGGYLGLKLVTGTEPIDISNLSIGIAVSFVSAYACIHVFLKLVTRLGMMPFVIYRLILGAGLFLFLLSK
- the folK gene encoding 2-amino-4-hydroxy-6-hydroxymethyldihydropteridine diphosphokinase, with translation MITAYISIGSNIDREHYLPAGVKAVTQLASSWRMSRVFEAEPVGFNGDNFFNSVIEIKTSLSLIMLQQSLKDIERQLGRPENTQKNQSRTIDLDILLYGDVICECSPTIPRSDLYKFAFVLWPMSELCPELIIPGQQQTIAELWQHFSPQQQLWPVE
- the folB gene encoding dihydroneopterin aldolase, whose protein sequence is MDTVFIEQLEVIATIGVYDWEQQIKQKLVLDLEMAHDNCPAAMADDVNLALDYSMVCTAVTEHITQGRFLLVERVAEDIASLIMTRFSVPWVKVRVTKPSAIANARGVGVQIERGIK
- the plsY gene encoding glycerol-3-phosphate 1-O-acyltransferase PlsY yields the protein MTPLALLMIIAAYLLGSISSAVLISKLYHFPDPRTHGSFNPGATNVLRLGGKTAAILVLVADILKGMLPVWLSYFLGLNPFLLGIIGIAACLGHIYPIFFHFQGGKGVATALGALAPIGWDLSSSLIIIWILALTLTGYSSLASLVTALVAPLMTWMVKPEYTMPVAMLSCLIIFRHQDNIRRLLDGNETKIWQKFCRKSHEKQ
- the tsaD gene encoding tRNA (adenosine(37)-N6)-threonylcarbamoyltransferase complex transferase subunit TsaD; the encoded protein is MRILGIETSCDETGIAIFDDEKGLLAHELYSQVKLHADYGGVVPELASRDHVKKTIPLITATLAAAGLTPDDLDGVAYTAGPGLVGALLVGATIGRSLAYAWDLPAVAVHHMEGHLLAPMLEDNPPEFPFVALLVSGGHTMMVDVRGIGDYQILGESVDDAAGEAFDKTAKMMGLDYPGGPRLSKMAEQGTPGRFKFPRPMTDRPGLDFSFSGLKTFAANTIRGNDDDPQTRADIAYAFQDAVVDTLAIKCKRALKQTGYKSLVIAGGVSANKSLRQQLETMMKGMRGQVFYPRTEFCTDNGAMIAYAGMQRLKNNEMMDLGVKVYPRWPIDQLKPVKS